The following are encoded together in the Primulina tabacum isolate GXHZ01 chromosome 18, ASM2559414v2, whole genome shotgun sequence genome:
- the LOC142533911 gene encoding strychnine-11-hydroxylase-like, which produces MSGEIFFVLFFLLVASLFSLLLMKKKKMKYIGKERLPIGPKPLPIIGNLHHLGKLPHRSLKELSKIYGDLMFLRLGSVPTLVVSSADMAREIFKEHDLAFSGRPSLYAAKKLTYNLSTVAFAPYGEYWREIRKIAVLELLTVKRIQSFVQIRDEEVGRMIDSIAQHANKLVNVSQLSFSLLNNVVCRVAFGTTSPDNHANGYGKMTRFQEILLEVELFEAGFNVADYFPWLAWINKFNGVDRKLDKIFRDLDWFVDKAIEEHRDSTRVTTDHEDIIDVLLRIQKEPNKRIALDDKHIKGVLVGIFSAGTDTSSATIEWTMTELVRNPKVKERVQQEVRTIFKGKDKIEENDLQKLTYLKLVVKESLRLHPPAPLLVPRETIENCTIAQKYEIPAKTRVMINASAIGTDPMYWKNPEQFCPERFLDSDIDFRGQHFELLPFGSGRRGCPGINFALSLVELALVNLLFFFNWELPEGMLPEDIDMEESLGITMHKKISLCLIASPARAL; this is translated from the exons ATGAGTGGTGAAATTTTCTTCGTACTTTTCTTCTTGTTGGTAGCATCTTTATTCTCGTTGTTGttaatgaagaagaagaaaatgaaatatataGGAAAAGAACGTCTTCCCATTGGCCCTAAACCACTCCCAATAATTGGCAATCTTCATCATCTTGGCAAGTTACCCCATCGATCCCTCAAAGAATTGTCCAAAATCTACGGAGATCTCATGTTCTTGCGCTTGGGATCCGTGCCAACGTTAGTCGTGTCATCTGCGGATATGGCGCGAGAAATATTTAAAGAACACGACCTTGCTTTCTCAGGGAGACCATCCTTGTATGCGGCGAAGAAGCTGACTTACAATTTGTCCACGGTTGCCTTTGCACCATATGGTGAGTACTGGAGAGAGATAAGGAAAATAGCTGTTCTAGAGCTGCTTACCGTCAAAAGAATCCAATCTTTTGTTCAAATAAGGGATGAAGAGGTGGGTCGCATGATTGATAGCATAGCTCAACATGCGAATAAACTCGTGAATGTGAGTCAGTTGTCGTTTTCACTTTTGAACAATGTTGTATGCCGTGTGGCTTTCGGAACTACAAGCCCTGATAACCATGCAAATGGTTATGGAAAAATGACTAGGTTTCAAGAAATTCTTCTGGAGGTGGAGCTCTTCGAGGCTGGTTTCAATGTCGCGGATTATTTTCCATGGTTGGCTTGGATTAACAAGTTTAATGGTGTGGACCGGAAGTTAGACAAGATTTTTCGTGATTTAGATTGGTTCGTGGACAAGGCAATAGAGGAACATCGTGACTCTACAAGGGTGACAACTGATCATGAAGATATTATTGATGTATTGCTCAGAATTCAGAAAGAACCTAATAAAAGGATCGCCTTAGATGACAAACATATCAAGGGTGTTCTCGTG GGAATATTTTCAGCTGGCACTGACACTTCATCAGCAACAATTGAATGGACAATGACAGAACTTGTGAGAAATCCCAAAGTTAAAGAAAGAGTTCAACAAGAAGTGAGAACAATCTTCAAAGGAAAAGacaaaattgaagaaaatgatCTCCAAAAACTCACCTACCTAAAACTAGTCGTAAAGGAATCGTTGAGGCTTCATCCACCAGCCCCATTATTGGTCCCTCGAGAAACCATAGAAAACTGCACCATAGCCCAAAAATATGAAATCCCAGCAAAGACGAGAGTCATGATTAACGCTAGCGCCATTGGAACTGATCCAATGTACTGGAAAAACCCTGAACAATTTTGTCCTGAGAGATTTCTTGACAGCGATATCGATTTTAGAGGACAACATTTTGAATTGTTACCATTTGGTTCTGGGAGAAGGGGTTGTCCGGGAATTAATTTCGCACTTTCGCTTGTGGAGCTTGCACTTGTAAATCTTCTGTTTTTCTTCAATTGGGAGCTTCCGGAGGGAATGTTACCAGAGGATATTGATATGGAGGAGTCACTAGGGATCACAATGCATAAGAAAATCTCACTTTGCTTAATAGCTTCACCAGCTCGTGCTTTATAA